One genomic window of Clostridium taeniosporum includes the following:
- a CDS encoding DNA polymerase — protein MKILSIDIETFSDVDIGKCGVYRYADSPNFDILLFGYSIDGGPVEVIDMASGEILPQFIIDAIIDDNVIKTAFNAQFERVCLMRYLSRLLNKNIYLHPSSWSCTEVQASMLGLPLSLAGVGKVLKLDEQKMDEGKALIKYFCTPCRATAANGGRTRNTPKDAPEKWELFKKYNVRDVQVELAIREKLKKYPIPEKDQEFYVLDQKINDLGLLVDRKLVEEAISCDRQFTVAATEKAYELTGLENPNSVAQLKGWLKDRGVEVESLSKKAVTDLVEETEGEVAEALKLRLLMAKTSVKKYEAIERAVCSDGRVHGLFQFYGANRTGRWSGRLVQFQNLPQNHLKDLTLSRDLIKEGRFDDVELLFGNTPNVLSELIRTNFIPKKKHRFIVADFSAIEARVISWLAGEKWRLDVFASHGKIYEAAASMMFHVPIESITKGSPLRQKGKISELACGYGGGVGALKSMGALEMGVEESELKGLIDNWRTANPHIGKFWWDVDRMAIKAVKERGIASTHGIIFTYKSGMLFVTLPSGRNLVYVKPRIRLNKFGREGLTYEGIGATKKWEKIETYGPKIVENIVQATSRDLLAEAMLRLDKTGYKIVAHVHDEAICEVPIGKGSVEEMCAIMAESPKWVKGLPLKADGYECNFYMKD, from the coding sequence TTGAAAATATTGTCTATAGATATAGAAACTTTTTCTGATGTTGATATTGGTAAATGTGGTGTATATCGTTATGCGGATAGTCCAAATTTTGATATTTTGTTATTTGGATACAGTATAGATGGTGGCCCAGTAGAAGTAATAGATATGGCTAGTGGAGAGATATTACCACAGTTTATTATAGATGCAATAATTGATGATAATGTTATAAAAACAGCTTTTAATGCTCAGTTTGAAAGGGTTTGTTTAATGAGATACCTTTCAAGATTATTAAATAAAAATATATACCTTCATCCATCTTCATGGAGTTGTACAGAGGTACAGGCTTCAATGCTAGGATTACCACTTAGTTTAGCAGGAGTAGGCAAAGTGTTAAAACTTGATGAGCAGAAAATGGATGAAGGTAAAGCATTAATTAAATATTTTTGTACACCTTGTAGAGCTACTGCAGCTAATGGAGGAAGAACAAGGAACACGCCAAAGGATGCTCCAGAAAAATGGGAGTTATTTAAAAAATATAATGTTAGGGATGTCCAAGTGGAACTTGCCATTCGTGAGAAGTTAAAGAAGTATCCTATACCAGAAAAAGATCAAGAATTTTATGTACTAGATCAGAAAATAAACGATTTAGGATTATTAGTAGATAGAAAATTAGTAGAAGAAGCTATTTCTTGTGATAGGCAGTTTACAGTTGCTGCTACAGAAAAAGCATATGAGTTAACAGGACTTGAAAATCCAAACTCTGTAGCACAGCTGAAAGGATGGTTAAAAGATAGGGGAGTTGAAGTAGAGAGCCTTTCAAAGAAAGCAGTAACAGATTTAGTGGAAGAAACAGAAGGAGAAGTTGCTGAAGCTTTAAAGTTAAGACTTTTAATGGCTAAAACTAGTGTGAAAAAATATGAAGCTATTGAGAGAGCAGTTTGCTCCGATGGTAGGGTTCATGGATTATTTCAGTTTTATGGTGCAAATAGAACTGGTAGGTGGAGTGGGCGTTTAGTGCAGTTCCAAAACCTACCTCAAAATCATCTTAAAGATTTAACTCTTTCAAGAGATTTAATAAAAGAAGGTAGATTTGATGATGTAGAACTTTTATTTGGAAATACACCTAATGTTTTATCTGAACTTATAAGAACTAATTTTATCCCTAAAAAAAAGCATCGTTTTATAGTAGCGGATTTTTCAGCAATAGAAGCAAGAGTAATTTCATGGCTTGCTGGTGAAAAATGGAGACTTGATGTCTTTGCATCCCATGGAAAAATATATGAAGCAGCTGCATCTATGATGTTTCATGTACCTATTGAAAGCATTACTAAAGGAAGTCCATTAAGGCAGAAAGGGAAAATATCAGAATTGGCTTGTGGATATGGCGGAGGTGTTGGTGCTTTAAAATCTATGGGAGCTTTAGAGATGGGAGTTGAAGAATCTGAACTTAAAGGACTTATTGATAATTGGAGAACTGCAAATCCTCATATTGGGAAGTTTTGGTGGGATGTTGATAGGATGGCTATTAAAGCAGTAAAGGAAAGAGGAATAGCATCTACCCATGGAATTATTTTTACTTATAAAAGTGGAATGTTATTTGTTACTTTGCCATCTGGAAGAAATCTTGTTTATGTAAAACCAAGGATTAGATTAAACAAATTTGGTAGAGAAGGACTTACTTATGAAGGCATTGGAGCAACAAAAAAGTGGGAGAAAATAGAAACTTATGGACCTAAAATTGTAGAAAATATTGTGCAAGCAACTTCAAGAGATTTATTAGCAGAAGCCATGCTTAGATTAGATAAAACAGGGTATAAAATAGTTGCGCACGTACATGATGAAGCCATATGTGAAGTACCTATAGGAAAAGGTTCTGTAGAAGAAATGTGTGCAATTATGGCAGAATCACCTAAATGGGTAAAGGGATTACCCTTAAAAGCAGATGGCTATGAATGCAATTTTTATATGAAAGATTAA
- a CDS encoding type II toxin-antitoxin system Phd/YefM family antitoxin: MQVNINNLVSISEANQNFSRVARMVDENGAAIILKNNAPRYVLIDYSKFQQDTIADDATVEEAANNILNKHLKAFEELAK; the protein is encoded by the coding sequence ATGCAAGTAAATATTAATAATTTAGTATCTATATCAGAGGCTAATCAAAATTTTTCTAGAGTTGCAAGAATGGTAGATGAAAACGGTGCAGCTATTATATTAAAGAATAATGCACCAAGATATGTATTAATAGACTATAGTAAGTTTCAGCAAGATACTATTGCAGATGATGCTACAGTAGAAGAAGCTGCAAATAATATTTTAAATAAACATCTAAAAGCATTTGAGGAGTTGGCTAAATGA
- a CDS encoding DUF1492 domain-containing protein, translated as MNAKEYLSQAVWLDKRIDSKLEQLESLKSLAMKVNTDITQERVSGGPNSKSPMENVMVKVIDLEYEINKDIDNLVDLKKEIMETINKLSDLNYQLLLEMRYINGKCWDDIATSMGYDRSSIFRIHGKALKEIDRLKVATK; from the coding sequence ATGAATGCAAAAGAATATTTATCACAAGCTGTTTGGCTTGATAAAAGAATAGATAGCAAACTTGAGCAGCTAGAATCCTTAAAGAGTTTAGCTATGAAAGTAAATACAGATATTACACAAGAAAGAGTATCAGGCGGACCTAATAGTAAAAGTCCAATGGAAAATGTAATGGTAAAGGTTATAGATTTAGAGTATGAGATTAATAAAGATATTGATAACTTGGTGGATCTTAAGAAAGAAATTATGGAAACTATAAATAAACTTAGTGATTTGAATTACCAGTTGCTTTTAGAAATGAGATATATTAATGGCAAGTGCTGGGACGATATAGCAACTTCTATGGGATATGATAGAAGTTCAATATTTAGGATTCATGGAAAAGCATTAAAAGAAATAGATAGATTAAAAGTTGCGACTAAATGA
- a CDS encoding virulence-associated E family protein: MNFVISTGNSRKDKLWKKESVTWEDFTEKLSHTTVTSETQAEYRKMKKFQQDNVKDVGGFVAGELKDGRRKKENVLSRSMLTLDMDYADDAEVITSDIEMLYDYACCIYSTHKHTKDKPRLRIIIPLSKTVNADEYQAISRMVAKQIGIELFDDTTYEPNRLMYFPSTSCDGEYFFKVIDGEFLNPDSILSLYKDWKDTSSWPVSSRQTAIIEKTMKKQEDPLKKQGMVGAFCRSYTIIEAIETFLSDIYAPSIIPDRYDYIPADSAAGVIIYDNKYAYSHHATDPACNKLLNAFDLVRIHLYGDMDEDADEKKQLPSYKAMVEFCREDEKVKRQLSKEREEEALEEFKSDNEWELNLELNKNGTVKDTLINITEIFRHDSMFESIAYNELSHTIDVNGELPWKQVKKGWNDSDLSYAKVYLDKKYGIWSPGKFKDALLAGASERAFHPIKDYFNSLPNWDEKERLDTLLIDYFDAEDNPYTKEVMRKTLVAAVARIYEPGTKFDYVLILNGDQGIGKSTFFSKLAGKWFSDSLTISDMRDKAAAEKLQGYWILELGELAGLRKMDVETVKSFITRTDDKFRQSYGVTVENHPRQCIIVGTTNAEKGFLRDVTGNRRFWPVQVKLGKKSVWEDITQNEVDQIWAEAIVKYKAGEELTLKGESAVMAYQHQQEAMEEDDREGLVRDYLNTLLPDNWDEMDLFQRRNFLVGDSEFGTETLVGTVKRERVCIQEIWCECFGKKKEDIKRSDSFEIQGILVKIGGWKRYRGNKFGKMRIPIYGPQLTYIRDEN; this comes from the coding sequence ATGAATTTTGTTATTTCAACTGGCAATAGCCGTAAAGATAAATTGTGGAAAAAAGAATCAGTAACTTGGGAGGATTTTACAGAAAAACTTTCTCATACAACTGTTACAAGTGAAACCCAAGCAGAGTATAGAAAAATGAAAAAATTTCAGCAGGATAATGTAAAAGATGTAGGTGGTTTTGTAGCAGGAGAACTTAAAGATGGTAGACGTAAGAAGGAAAATGTTTTATCACGTTCCATGTTAACTTTAGATATGGATTATGCAGATGATGCAGAAGTAATAACTTCAGATATTGAAATGTTATATGATTATGCTTGTTGTATTTATTCTACTCATAAGCATACCAAAGATAAGCCAAGACTTAGAATTATTATTCCTTTATCAAAAACTGTAAATGCAGATGAGTATCAAGCTATATCACGAATGGTAGCAAAGCAAATTGGTATTGAATTATTTGATGATACTACTTATGAACCAAATAGGTTAATGTACTTTCCTAGTACCTCATGTGATGGAGAGTACTTTTTTAAAGTTATTGATGGAGAATTTTTAAATCCTGATAGTATTCTTTCTTTATATAAAGATTGGAAGGATACATCTTCATGGCCTGTATCTTCAAGGCAAACAGCTATTATTGAAAAGACTATGAAAAAGCAGGAAGATCCTTTAAAGAAACAAGGTATGGTAGGAGCATTTTGTAGAAGTTATACCATTATAGAAGCTATAGAAACTTTTTTATCAGATATTTACGCACCTAGTATTATTCCAGATAGGTATGATTATATTCCTGCTGATTCTGCAGCTGGAGTTATTATTTATGATAATAAATATGCATATTCACATCATGCTACAGATCCAGCCTGCAACAAACTTTTAAATGCATTTGACCTTGTAAGAATTCACCTTTATGGAGATATGGATGAAGATGCAGATGAAAAAAAACAATTACCATCTTATAAAGCAATGGTGGAATTTTGCAGAGAAGATGAAAAGGTGAAAAGGCAACTTTCAAAAGAACGTGAAGAAGAGGCTTTGGAAGAATTTAAAAGTGATAATGAGTGGGAGCTTAATTTAGAACTTAATAAAAATGGAACTGTTAAAGATACTCTTATTAACATAACAGAAATATTTCGTCATGACAGTATGTTTGAATCTATAGCTTATAATGAGTTATCTCATACCATAGATGTTAATGGAGAACTTCCATGGAAACAAGTAAAAAAGGGATGGAATGATTCAGACCTTTCTTATGCTAAAGTGTATTTAGATAAGAAGTATGGTATTTGGTCTCCTGGAAAGTTTAAAGATGCACTACTTGCAGGAGCATCAGAAAGAGCATTTCATCCAATTAAAGATTATTTTAATTCACTACCTAATTGGGATGAAAAGGAAAGATTAGATACACTTCTTATTGATTATTTTGATGCTGAAGATAACCCTTATACAAAAGAAGTTATGAGAAAAACTTTAGTTGCAGCAGTAGCTAGAATATATGAACCAGGTACAAAATTTGATTATGTCTTAATTTTAAATGGCGATCAAGGTATTGGAAAATCTACTTTCTTTTCTAAGCTTGCAGGAAAATGGTTTTCAGACAGTTTAACTATATCAGATATGAGAGATAAAGCTGCCGCAGAAAAACTTCAAGGATACTGGATTTTAGAACTTGGAGAGCTTGCAGGTCTTAGAAAAATGGATGTTGAAACAGTTAAATCCTTTATAACTAGAACAGATGATAAGTTTAGACAAAGCTATGGAGTAACTGTTGAAAACCATCCAAGACAGTGCATTATAGTTGGAACTACTAATGCAGAAAAAGGCTTTTTAAGAGATGTTACAGGTAACAGAAGATTTTGGCCTGTTCAAGTTAAATTAGGGAAAAAGAGTGTTTGGGAAGATATTACACAAAATGAGGTTGATCAAATTTGGGCAGAAGCAATTGTAAAGTATAAAGCAGGTGAAGAACTAACCTTAAAAGGAGAATCAGCAGTAATGGCTTATCAGCATCAGCAAGAGGCTATGGAAGAAGATGATCGTGAAGGTCTTGTTAGAGATTATTTAAATACACTTTTACCAGATAATTGGGATGAGATGGACTTATTTCAAAGACGTAATTTTTTAGTAGGTGACAGTGAATTTGGAACTGAAACTTTAGTAGGTACTGTAAAAAGAGAGAGGGTATGCATTCAAGAGATTTGGTGTGAATGTTTTGGTAAAAAGAAAGAAGATATAAAAAGAAGTGATTCTTTTGAAATACAAGGTATTTTAGTAAAAATAGGAGGATGGAAGCGTTATAGGGGTAATAAATTTGGTAAAATGAGAATTCCTATTTATGGTCCACAGTTAACATATATAAGAGATGAAAACTAA
- a CDS encoding restriction endonuclease subunit S, whose translation MDGLEAKEIKVHDLLKQNPEFRVDSEYVLKKYLIYDKIISDIPFDYIDNIAFVTDGIHESIDFDENSSINLISAKAPKENVFDLSSTGYISEVQNKLNPRTQLQEDDVIISTVGTIGNCAVVDKSVLPANSDRHVGIIRLNKNYKPRYVSTFLLSKYGRFQSERYTTGNVQPNLFIYKIKAIKIPFISDVFQDTIENKVIEAHQKLKKSKDLYLKAEEVLLNEIGMRDFQESQDKVAIKTLSQSWAITGRLDAEYYQEKYDDISNEIYNYSNGYALLGSVCNVKDSNYIPKDKITYNYIELSNIGSKGEINACTTDLGAKLPTRARRLINKGDVIVSSIEGSLTSCALITNEYDNAICSNGFYIVNSTQINSETLLLLFKSEPIQNLLKKGCSGTILTAISKDEFKRIPIPLIREEIQNSLKEMIKECSKLREESRLLLEKAKKTVEIAIEKGEEEAFKYLSI comes from the coding sequence ATGGATGGGTTAGAAGCAAAAGAAATAAAAGTACATGATTTATTAAAACAAAACCCAGAGTTTAGAGTAGATAGCGAATATGTTTTAAAGAAATATTTAATATATGATAAGATAATTTCAGATATACCATTTGATTATATAGATAACATTGCATTTGTAACAGATGGTATTCATGAGTCAATTGATTTTGATGAGAACTCAAGTATTAATTTAATATCAGCTAAAGCACCAAAGGAAAATGTATTTGATTTATCATCAACAGGATATATATCTGAAGTACAGAACAAATTAAATCCACGTACTCAGCTTCAAGAAGATGATGTTATTATTTCAACGGTGGGAACAATTGGAAATTGTGCGGTAGTGGATAAATCTGTATTGCCTGCAAATAGCGATAGACATGTAGGTATCATTAGATTAAATAAGAATTATAAACCAAGATATGTTTCAACATTTCTGCTTTCCAAGTATGGCAGATTTCAATCAGAGAGATATACAACAGGAAATGTACAACCCAATTTGTTTATATACAAGATAAAAGCAATTAAGATACCATTTATAAGTGATGTTTTTCAAGATACAATTGAAAATAAAGTGATAGAGGCTCATCAAAAATTAAAAAAGTCTAAAGATTTATACTTAAAAGCAGAAGAAGTTTTACTTAATGAAATTGGTATGAGAGATTTTCAAGAAAGCCAAGACAAAGTAGCTATAAAGACTTTATCTCAATCATGGGCGATAACAGGTAGATTAGACGCAGAGTATTATCAAGAAAAATACGATGACATTAGTAATGAAATATATAACTATAGTAATGGTTATGCCTTATTAGGTTCTGTTTGTAACGTAAAGGATAGCAATTATATTCCGAAAGATAAAATAACTTATAACTATATAGAATTATCAAATATTGGTAGCAAAGGTGAAATTAATGCGTGTACAACTGACTTAGGAGCTAAGTTACCTACTAGAGCAAGAAGATTAATTAACAAGGGTGATGTAATTGTATCATCTATTGAAGGTTCATTAACTAGTTGTGCGTTGATAACAAATGAGTATGATAATGCAATATGTTCAAATGGTTTTTATATAGTCAACTCAACTCAAATTAATTCAGAAACATTACTGCTACTTTTTAAAAGCGAGCCTATACAAAATTTATTAAAAAAAGGTTGTTCTGGTACTATTCTTACAGCAATCAGTAAAGATGAATTTAAGAGAATACCTATTCCTTTAATTAGAGAAGAAATACAAAATAGTCTAAAAGAAATGATTAAAGAATGCTCAAAGCTAAGAGAGGAAAGTAGATTGTTACTTGAAAAAGCAAAGAAAACAGTAGAGATAGCAATTGAAAAAGGAGAAGAAGAGGCTTTCAAGTATCTAAGCATTTAA
- a CDS encoding VRR-NUC domain-containing protein, producing the protein MREKDIEQILIRKVKTRGGLALKFISPSVNGVPDRLVLLPKGKIAFVELKAPGKKMRPLQIKRKTQLESLGFLVYCIDRKEEIEGVIDEIEKSRL; encoded by the coding sequence ATGAGAGAAAAAGATATAGAGCAGATCTTAATTAGAAAAGTGAAAACAAGAGGTGGACTAGCATTAAAGTTTATTTCTCCGAGTGTCAATGGAGTGCCAGATCGTTTGGTGCTCCTACCTAAAGGTAAAATAGCATTTGTAGAATTAAAAGCACCTGGAAAGAAAATGAGACCTCTTCAGATAAAAAGAAAAACACAATTAGAATCATTAGGATTTTTAGTTTATTGCATAGATAGGAAAGAAGAGATAGAAGGTGTTATAGATGAAATTGAAAAAAGTAGATTATAA
- a CDS encoding HTH domain-containing protein, which yields MGPNERRIEIMEVLCHRRQDTMQNLATEFGVSIRTIRNDIDVLSLSYPLETIRGRYAGGVKVMDGFYMNHKYLKPEQEELLKRLSTSLTGSDLTVMNSILKDFALSN from the coding sequence ATGGGGCCAAACGAAAGACGCATAGAAATAATGGAAGTTCTATGCCACAGAAGGCAGGATACAATGCAAAATTTGGCTACTGAGTTTGGTGTCAGTATCAGAACTATTAGAAATGATATTGATGTTCTGTCGCTTTCTTATCCTCTGGAGACCATACGTGGTCGTTATGCTGGTGGTGTTAAGGTAATGGATGGATTCTATATGAATCACAAATATCTAAAACCTGAACAGGAGGAATTGCTGAAACGCCTTAGTACAAGCCTTACAGGTAGCGACCTTACCGTAATGAACAGTATTTTAAAGGATTTTGCTCTAAGTAATTAA
- a CDS encoding SNF2-related protein, producing MKLKKVDYKPHGYQAFSTEFILKHKSAGLFLECGLGKSVITLTAIVELMYNMFDVSKVLVIAPLRVADTTWQDEIEKWEHLKYLKLSKILGSKKNRIMALYKKADIYTINRENVPWLVDFYKNDWPFDMVVIDELSSFKSPSAKRFKALKKVRHKIKRIVGLTGTPAPNGLLNIWSQIYLLDGGERLGRTFTGYRNRYFHPQKYINGGIPTDYTINEDAEEKIYEKISDICISMKALDYLKMPECIFNKVMVELSEKDMKLYRKLERDLLLPFEDSDVDAKNAAVLSNKLLQMASGAVYDEFGDVKLIHNKKLDALEDLIEAANGKPVLVYYGFKHDEDRIKERFEVEEINTSEDIAKWNDGKIQIALCHPASTGHGLNLQEGGCTIIWFSLTWSLELYQQANARLYRQGQKHTVVIHHIIAKDTVDEKVIQALENKDTSQTALINAVKARIKKQEGRA from the coding sequence ATGAAATTGAAAAAAGTAGATTATAAGCCACATGGATATCAAGCTTTTTCAACAGAATTTATATTAAAACATAAATCAGCAGGACTTTTCTTAGAATGTGGTCTTGGCAAAAGTGTAATTACTTTAACTGCAATTGTAGAACTTATGTATAATATGTTTGATGTTTCAAAAGTTTTAGTAATTGCACCACTTAGAGTAGCTGACACTACATGGCAAGATGAAATAGAAAAGTGGGAGCATCTAAAATATTTAAAGCTTTCAAAGATATTAGGAAGTAAGAAAAATAGGATAATGGCACTTTATAAAAAGGCAGATATTTATACCATCAACAGAGAGAATGTTCCATGGCTTGTGGATTTTTATAAAAATGATTGGCCCTTTGATATGGTAGTTATTGATGAACTTTCAAGTTTTAAATCTCCATCAGCTAAAAGGTTTAAAGCATTAAAGAAAGTAAGACATAAAATTAAAAGAATTGTAGGTCTTACTGGAACACCTGCACCAAATGGTTTATTAAATATTTGGAGTCAGATTTATCTTTTAGATGGTGGAGAGAGACTGGGAAGAACTTTTACTGGCTACCGCAACAGATATTTTCATCCACAAAAATATATAAATGGTGGCATACCTACTGACTATACTATTAATGAAGATGCAGAAGAAAAGATATATGAGAAAATTTCAGATATATGCATTAGCATGAAGGCTCTTGATTATTTAAAAATGCCAGAGTGTATTTTTAATAAAGTTATGGTGGAACTATCAGAAAAAGATATGAAACTATATCGTAAGCTTGAAAGAGATTTATTATTACCTTTTGAGGATAGTGATGTTGATGCAAAAAATGCAGCAGTACTTTCTAATAAACTTCTGCAAATGGCAAGTGGTGCTGTTTATGATGAGTTTGGTGATGTTAAACTTATTCATAATAAAAAATTAGATGCACTAGAAGATTTAATAGAAGCAGCTAATGGTAAACCAGTTCTAGTGTATTACGGATTCAAACATGATGAAGATAGAATTAAAGAACGCTTTGAGGTAGAAGAAATTAATACTTCAGAAGATATTGCAAAGTGGAATGATGGAAAAATACAAATTGCTTTATGTCATCCAGCATCTACAGGACATGGACTTAATCTTCAAGAAGGAGGATGTACAATTATTTGGTTTAGTCTTACTTGGAGCTTAGAACTTTATCAGCAAGCTAATGCAAGATTATATAGACAAGGGCAAAAGCATACTGTGGTGATTCACCATATCATAGCAAAAGATACAGTAGATGAAAAAGTTATACAAGCTTTAGAAAATAAAGATACAAGTCAAACTGCTTTAATTAATGCAGTTAAAGCAAGAATTAAAAAGCAGGAAGGGAGAGCCTAA
- a CDS encoding DUF2815 family protein gives MSKNSKVVIPGRLSYTNLFEPKSINGSEPKYSVSIIIPKGDKKTLTMIQKAVEDAKKEGIGKFGGKIPKNLKIPLRDGDIDRPDDPAYENSYFINTNSKDAPQIVDKKIQPILDRSEVYSGCYGKVSVNFYAFNVNGNRGIAAGLGNVQKLRDGESLGGHSRAEDDFEIEEDDDDDFMS, from the coding sequence ATGAGTAAAAATTCAAAAGTAGTAATACCAGGGAGATTAAGTTATACAAATTTATTTGAGCCAAAAAGTATTAATGGAAGTGAACCTAAGTATAGTGTTTCTATAATTATACCTAAAGGTGATAAGAAAACTTTAACTATGATTCAAAAGGCTGTTGAAGATGCTAAAAAAGAAGGTATAGGTAAGTTTGGAGGAAAGATTCCTAAAAACTTAAAAATTCCACTAAGAGATGGAGATATTGACAGACCAGATGATCCAGCATATGAAAACAGCTATTTTATAAATACAAATTCAAAAGATGCACCTCAGATTGTAGATAAAAAAATACAACCAATTCTTGATAGAAGTGAAGTTTATAGTGGATGTTATGGAAAGGTAAGTGTTAACTTTTATGCTTTCAATGTAAATGGAAATCGTGGAATTGCAGCAGGTCTTGGTAATGTTCAAAAGCTTAGAGATGGGGAATCTTTAGGTGGTCATAGTAGAGCTGAGGATGACTTTGAAATTGAAGAAGATGATGATGACGATTTTATGTCATAA
- a CDS encoding HNH endonuclease, with translation MPMKPLKPCRHLGCPELTKNKYCEKHMNLHRNKRESAGRRGYDSRWNKMRKIFLKNNPICVECKKQGRITNATVVDHIIPHRGDYKLFWDESNWQPLCKRCHDKKTMTEDRYQEFKYNKK, from the coding sequence GTGCCAATGAAACCATTAAAACCTTGTAGGCATCTAGGATGTCCTGAACTTACAAAGAATAAATATTGTGAAAAGCATATGAATTTACATAGAAATAAAAGAGAAAGTGCTGGAAGACGAGGCTACGATAGCAGATGGAATAAGATGAGAAAAATATTTCTAAAAAATAATCCTATATGTGTTGAGTGTAAAAAACAAGGCAGGATAACAAATGCTACAGTAGTTGATCATATTATTCCTCATAGAGGAGATTATAAATTGTTTTGGGATGAGAGCAACTGGCAACCTCTTTGTAAGAGATGCCATGATAAAAAGACAATGACAGAAGATAGGTATCAAGAATTTAAATATAATAAAAAATAA
- a CDS encoding DUF2800 domain-containing protein produces MSGSYNEHSKFSPSAAHRILACTPSMLLEQQFPNETSTYAEEGTAAHDLAEHKLKKALKMRSRKPVSKYDSDEMDEYTDIYVEYNLGIIEKAKENCRDLQILIEQKLDFSDYVEGSFGTGDLVIVGTGTLHVIDFKYGRGVIVSAEKNPQMMLYALGALSLFDMLYDIEKVTMTIVQPRVDNFSTYEITVEELLKWAEEELKPKAELALKGEGKFCPGEHCRFCKAKNQCRARAVKNLELLKYEFSDPALLSDDEIAEIMGVAEELSKWASDIYTYATALAINEGKTWDGFKLVEGRTRRKYTDEQSVAEAAKGAGYSDIYKKNLISITEMEKLMGKKKFKDILGSFVEKPKGKLTLVLDTDKRNAVDVVAAEFQVEE; encoded by the coding sequence GTGAGTGGTTCTTATAATGAGCATTCTAAATTTTCACCATCAGCAGCTCATAGAATTTTAGCTTGCACACCTTCAATGCTTTTAGAACAGCAGTTTCCAAATGAGACAAGCACTTATGCAGAAGAAGGAACTGCGGCACATGATCTCGCTGAACATAAGTTAAAGAAAGCTTTAAAAATGAGGTCAAGAAAACCAGTTAGTAAGTATGATTCAGATGAAATGGATGAGTATACAGATATTTATGTAGAGTACAACTTAGGAATTATAGAAAAGGCTAAGGAAAATTGCAGAGACCTCCAGATTTTAATTGAGCAAAAGTTAGATTTTAGTGACTATGTTGAAGGTAGCTTTGGAACTGGAGACCTTGTGATAGTTGGAACAGGTACACTTCATGTTATAGATTTTAAATATGGTAGAGGAGTTATAGTATCTGCAGAAAAAAATCCACAGATGATGCTTTATGCATTAGGTGCTTTATCCTTATTTGATATGCTTTATGACATCGAAAAAGTTACTATGACTATAGTTCAGCCAAGAGTAGATAACTTTTCTACTTATGAAATAACCGTAGAAGAACTTCTCAAGTGGGCAGAAGAGGAACTAAAACCAAAAGCAGAATTAGCATTAAAAGGCGAAGGGAAATTTTGTCCAGGAGAACATTGTAGGTTTTGCAAAGCTAAAAATCAGTGTAGAGCTAGAGCAGTTAAAAATTTAGAACTTTTAAAATATGAATTTTCTGACCCAGCATTACTTTCAGATGATGAAATAGCTGAAATTATGGGAGTTGCAGAAGAACTTTCTAAGTGGGCAAGTGATATTTATACCTATGCTACAGCACTTGCTATTAATGAAGGCAAAACTTGGGATGGATTTAAACTTGTAGAAGGAAGGACTAGAAGAAAATATACAGATGAACAATCTGTAGCTGAAGCTGCAAAGGGTGCTGGATATAGTGATATTTATAAGAAGAACTTAATTTCCATAACTGAGATGGAAAAGTTAATGGGAAAGAAAAAGTTTAAGGATATCTTAGGTTCTTTTGTAGAAAAGCCAAAGGGTAAATTAACATTAGTTTTAGATACAGATAAAAGAAATGCAGTAGATGTGGTAGCTGCAGAGTTTCAAGTTGAAGAATAA